CACCTCGCTGCCGACCAGGGCCAGCACGATGTCGATGTCGTGGATCATCAGGTCGAGCACCACGTCGACATCGGTCGCCCGGTTCTTGAAGCCGCCGAGGCGGTGGGCCTCGATGAAGAGCGGCTTGCGCGAGCGTTCGCGCAGGAAGGCGACGGCCGGATTGAAGCGCTCGAGGTGGCCCGCCTGCAGCACGACGCCGCGGGCGGCGGCCAGGTCGATCAGGTCGTCGGCCTCGGCCAGCGTGTTCGTCAGCGGCTTCTCGAGCATGACGTGCACCCCGGCGTCGAGCAGGGGCCGGGCCACGGCGTAGTGGTGGATGTTGGGCACGACGACACTGGCGATGTCGACCGTGTCGAGGACGGCGGCCAGGTCGGTGACGGCCTCGCCGCCGGACTCGGCGGCGACGGCGCGGGCGCGGTCCTCGTCGACGTCGACGACGGCCACCAGCTCGACGTCGTCCATGGCGGCGTACTTCTGGGCGTGGAAGCGTCCGAGGTAGCCGGTGCCGACGACGGCGGCGCGGAGTTTGGCGTTGGGTTGGCTCATGCCGCAAAACTAAGCCATGGGCCGCCGCCGGGGGAAGGAAGAAATCGCTGCCGCAGCGCGGGTTCGGGCCTTGACCGGCCCCGGACCGTGCCGGATAATGCCCTAAGGAATCCCCGCGGTTCCGCCGTTTCCGTGCCGGACGCCATCCGGACCCGGGCCAAGGAGGGCCCCACCATGACATCTGCCAACCGGCTGTCTCCCAGGTCGTTGCGTCACCCGTGCGCGGTGGTGTGCGGCCTCTTCCTGTTTCTGGCGGCGGCCGTCGCCACCGCCCAGGAGTTCACGCCCGAGATGCTCGAGGCCGCCTCGCGGCAGACGGGGCTGAGCAAGGAGGAGCTGCTGCGGCGCTACCAGCAGCAGAAGGCCGAGGCCCCGGCGACGACCGAGGATGCGGCCTCCGAGCCCGGCCGCACCTCCCTCGCCGGCATCGACGACACGCGGGCGGGCGGCGCGGCCGCCGCGGCCGCCGACCGCTTCCGCGACACCGACGCCGAGGTCGTGCTGCCCTACGGCCGCGAGCTGGCCGACGAGGCTCTCCTGGCCGACCTCACCGAAGCGGCCGCGGCCGGCGGCACCGGCCCCCGCTTCTTCGGCGAGGACTTCTTCCATCTCGACGCCGGCGTCTTCACGCCGCCCAGCTTCGGCCCCG
This sequence is a window from bacterium. Protein-coding genes within it:
- a CDS encoding Gfo/Idh/MocA family oxidoreductase, with the translated sequence MSQPNAKLRAAVVGTGYLGRFHAQKYAAMDDVELVAVVDVDEDRARAVAAESGGEAVTDLAAVLDTVDIASVVVPNIHHYAVARPLLDAGVHVMLEKPLTNTLAEADDLIDLAAARGVVLQAGHLERFNPAVAFLRERSRKPLFIEAHRLGGFKNRATDVDVVLDLMIHDIDIVLALVGSEVAEIRAAGYRVLTPNIDIANARIQFASGCVVNLTASRVSLKDMRKIRVFEEGLYLSADCATRENVLVAGDPKAGFAGGVQPELKSHGPTDNLNEELLAFVRAVRGHAPVPVSGAEGRAALAVAIAVNEAIRSTLDAPGQPGVGT